The genome window CCAGGCCTTGAAAGCTGCCTCAGGGACTGAACCCTACAAAGCCATGGGGCAGAGCCGCCCAAGTCCTTGGGAGCCCACTCTTTGCACCAGTGTGCCCTATATGTGGGACACGGAATCAAAGACAATTATTTTGGAAcattaaggtttaatgactgccctgctaaGTTTTGAACTTGCATAGGGCCTGCAGCCTCTTTTTTTTGGCTTAATTCTCCATTTTGGAACAGGAATGCTTACCCGATgcttgtacccccattgtatcttggaagtaaatagcttgtttttgattttacaagctcataggtggaagggacttgccttgtctcagatgagattttggactttgggtttttgagttaatgctggaatgagttaagacattgGGGGGACTATTTCTAAATAGAtaagtatactttaaaatgtgagAATGACATGAGATTTATGAGGAGCCAGGGGTGAAACAATATAGTCTAGATATTCTACCCACCCAAACCTCAagttgaaatataatccccaatgttggaggtggtgcctggtgggaggtgtttggatcatggaagcagatccctcatgaatggcttgggctaTCCCCTTGCTGATAAATGAGCTCTCAttctgagttcacacaagatctggtctGTGGCCTCACATGTGGCATTAAAAGTGTGTGggggccagcacggtggctcacacctgtaatcccagcactttgggaggcagaggcaggaggatcacctgaggttaggagtttgagaccagcctggccaatgtggtgaaaccccgtctctactaaaaatgcaaaaattagctgggcatggtggtgggtgcctgtaatcctggctattcaggaggctgaggtaggagaattgcttgaacccaggagacagaggttacagtgagccaagatcacaccactgcattccaccctgggcaacagggcaagactccatctcaaaaaaaaaaacaaaaacaaaagtatgtGGCATCTGTTCCTCtccctactctctctctctcttgctcctgctttcaccgtATGTCTTCCTTGCcccccccttcaccttctgccatgattgtaagattcctgaggccttcctaaaagccaagcagatgccagcaccaagCTTTCTGTAAAgtttgcagaactgtgagccaactaaagcccgttttctttataaattacccagtctcagttatttttgtaaatttcaagttatttttgcatttcaagaatggcctaacacaaatGATATAATGTGGCAATTCTTGAAATCAAATTTTCCCTATTTCCTTGGGGGTTTTTGGTGTTGCTtaatgtttgtttgcttgtttagtgacttttctgAACTATTTCTGCAGTCAGTAGCTTTTCTTGTATGTAGCCACCACCAAAGTATCTATTCTTTTAGTTTAACAGTTGGCTAGTGATTGGACAGATATTTTCTTAACCATAGTAAGATACTGCTGCATCCCAAATTTTCTTAGCAAAAAATATGGCATATTCCATATTGGGGCTGTGGCATTTAAACACCATTATTTTAGTGTTTGGAAGTTTTGTCAAATTTTATTAGGGTTAGTTTAGGgtcttttcttagagcatttaatTCCTTGTTACATAGTCTGAGGGAAAGCAAACACCACTATGAAATAGGTGGCCTGGAGATGGTTTCTTTGTCCACCTTTTTTAGGAAATGATACTGTCACCCAACACACATTACACTTCTCCCCATTTGTGTTCTGGCAGCCTAAACCCTAATGTCATCcccatgcacagacacacatacagaaacaccaagcccatttcttttcttgcctaTGGGTTATAATGTTAAGAATGGAAATTTTTCTTCAGTGCTCAATGCTCACCTAGTCCTTATCCCCAACTTTTGCCTCATGGTAGACCTGCAAATATGTCTACCTGTCAGTATATAAACCTACGGGCAGGTCAACCCCCTGCAGTTCTCCAGGACTTCACTTTGCTTCTGTCTCACAAACTtgcctcttcccttccttccctcttttcccacAATCAGATAACTTAGAGATACATACACATGTTCTGAAATAAAGGGTTTTTCAtaacattttgattttgttttaattaccaCCATCGCTGTTTCATTATGCTGTTGTATCTTGTAAGAGTGTCATTTTTTTGCAGCATCTTGGGCCTGACCTGAGTGCTTTGGCTCCTACTCAATCTTTGCTAGTGGCTGAAACTTCTTGgctcttttcactctttttaccTTTTGTGGAATTTCTGTACTAGTACTAGACGATTTTTTTCTTGAACTCCCATGAAGCAGTCGTTTTATCCCCCTCTGTATCTTCTTCACCTGAAAGATCAACAGAGTGATCACAGAAGGACATTGTGTTGGAGGAAGTAGATAGGCACTGAATGAGAAGAGGAGCTTTGTAAAAAGGGACATGGGCTAATGAGGCAGTTTGTGCCAGACAAGTAAAGCGTAGGAGTCATAGGGGAGGGTGGATCAAGGGAAAAGAGCCTAAGTGAGGTGGTCTCACCTTGCCCCCATTTCTGGCCCTGGGTTGACAGGATTTCTTCGTCTTGTTCTTCCCTTTTGTGCTTGAGATTAATTGTTTTGTGCTTGGGTTTGATTGTTCCACAACTTTGCTAGATTCCTTCAATTTTCTAGTAACTTTAGCCATGTTGAAACCCCACAGTAGTCTTCTCTACCAGCATATAAAATGCTCATCCTCAGAACAATGAGGAGCCACACCCTTTAGCTTTATTTGTTCATCTAGGCACTTCCCCTGGCCAGGAGGGGTTAAAGGAGCTGTAGACATCACAAAGCACTCTTGGCTTCTGCCTAATGGTGAGGATGCTGGGGAAATCCATGTGCTCTGGTTGGAGACAGTGGGCATTTCCTTAACATCTCCACTAAAAAGTCTTCCCAAAATGACCTGTAACCCTTTCTCATCACCTGTACAGATGGCAAGAAAAAAGTGATGCCTCCAAGTCTTTCTCCATAGCCACTtccattccatttttatttttttctctcccatccTTTATCATGACCTAATATTTTGGATATCTTACCTAAAATCTCTCCaagaaaatgtgattatatttaagtttttgtgTAGATATAAATCACCTTATTCCCCTCCAAAAGATTTATCTTATGCACCTTGAAGACAATTTTATTCTTGGCTATTACACAAAACTTCCCATCTCACCTTGTTTTTCCAATGTATGTATAGACCTCTtcaatttttctattgtttcagATTGACATAGCAGCTCCTATCAGTCATGAAAATAttatgatactggcataaagacagacatatagactaatAGAATAGAAGTAAGaggccagaaataaacccatttaTCTATGAAAAATTGATTTCTAACAAAGGTTCAAAGACaaatcaatggagaaagaatagatatttcaacaaatgatattgtggaaactggatattcacatgcaaaatagTGAATTTGGACCCCTAATTCACATCATATACACAAATTAATTTAAACTGGATCAAAGAgctaaatataagacctaaaactataaaattatttgaagaaaatataggcAAAATTCTTCATGACCCTTCATTCAGCAATAGTGTCTTAGAGTATAACACCAAAGGcacaagtaacaaaagaaaaatttgataagTTGACATCATCAAAATCAAAACCTTGTGATTCAACAGATAAAATCAAGAAAGTGATAGACGATGCATAGAacgggaaaaaatttttgcagatCATACATCAGTAAGTGAAATTCatgtagaatatataatataaagaactcttacatctcaataataataatgttatccAACTTAAAAAGTGTAAAAGAGGTATGAAAAACATATctcaaatggccaataagcagaCATCAATATAGTCAGCATTAGTAGCCAtcatgaaaatgcaaatcaaaaccacaatgagatactgcttCACATGCACTAAGAtagtaataagaaaaaatgaCAGATAATAAGATTTGGTAAAGTTGTGAAAAACATTAGCCCTCATATCTTGTTTGTGGGAACATAAAGTGgtatagaagttttaaaatatagtcaGCCAGTTACCcaaaaaaagctaaacatagaattatcatatgatcctgAATTCCCACTCCTAGGTTagtacaaagaaaaatgaaaattatattctgacaaaaacttgtacatgaatgatcatagcagcattattcataatggccaaaaggtggaaacaacccaaatgcccatcaatttgaaaaatggataaataaaatgtggtataggAATATAACAGAATATTGTTTGGtcatagaaaaaatgaaatacaggtatatgccacaacatacataaatgtgaaaatattatgctaagtgaaagaagccagtcacaaaggattATATATTGTATGGTTCTATATGAAATATTCAcaataggcaaatttatagacagaaaagagATTAGTAGTGCCTTAAGGTGATCAAGGAATGAGGAAATTTAGAAGTGACAACTAAGGGACGAAGTGGTGTTGTTAGGAATtatgaaattattctaaaattgattgattgaggtgatggttgcataactctgTGCATATattaaaagccattgaattgtcCACTTTAAATAactgaattatataaaatgtaaattatattttaacaaagctgttaaaattaatatgaattttcctcacaaaaataattcaataggtttcaggctggatgtggtggctcacgcctgtaatcccagcactttgggaggtcgaggtgggcagatcacttgaggtcaggagttcaagtcctgcttggccaatatgatgaaaccccacctctgctaaaaatacaaaaattagccaggtgtggtggcacgtttctgtagtcccagctactcaggaggctgaggcaggagaattgcttgaaaccgggaggtggaggttgcagtgagctgaaactgcaccactgcactccactctgggcaacagagcaagacactatctcaaaaaacaaacaaacaaacagaaagtaattCAATagggtttgaatcttggctcttccacttacaagctgtgtgaccttgggcaaattattttccttttctgacattcag of Macaca fascicularis isolate 582-1 chromosome X, T2T-MFA8v1.1 contains these proteins:
- the LOC123571206 gene encoding uncharacterized protein — protein: MAKVTRKLKESSKVVEQSNPSTKQLISSTKGKNKTKKSCQPRARNGGKVKKIQRGIKRLLHGSSRKKSSSTSTEIPQKVKRVKRAKKFQPLAKIE